A genomic region of Candidatus Binataceae bacterium contains the following coding sequences:
- the aceF gene encoding dihydrolipoyllysine-residue acetyltransferase translates to MATVAVKLPDIGDFSDVEVVEVMVKPGDKIKVDDSIITIESDKASMEVPSSETGVIKELKVKVGDRISEGSALVVIETDGDTAAASDGAVAPAQAPQMKHVATAPPTVQASSVAIQRAESTKAAPPQSAKVISIQAASESAPAQVGKRPHASPAVRKFARELGVDLTQVAGTGMNGRIFRTDVEKFVKAAMSSGGAARTSVAPGFDLAPWPKLDFTKFGEIEMRQLSRIRRISKTNLARNWVMIPHVTQFDEADVTDLEVFRAEINAARKNDGVRITLLAFVLKALVQALIEYPEFNSSLDGDNLILKKYFHFGFAADTPEGLVVPVIRDVDKKGVMQIARETAALAATAREGKLRPADIQGGCFTVSSLGGIGGSHFSPIINAPEVAVLGVSRVTRKPVWRGDAFVPRLVVPLSLSYDHRVIDGAMAARFITYFGGLMADLRRALL, encoded by the coding sequence ATGGCGACGGTTGCAGTAAAGCTTCCCGATATCGGCGATTTCTCGGACGTCGAAGTCGTCGAGGTGATGGTCAAGCCCGGCGACAAGATCAAGGTTGACGATTCGATCATTACCATCGAATCCGACAAGGCCTCGATGGAAGTGCCGTCGAGCGAAACCGGCGTCATCAAAGAGCTCAAAGTCAAAGTCGGCGACCGCATTTCCGAGGGCTCGGCGCTCGTCGTAATCGAAACCGACGGCGATACTGCGGCGGCATCGGATGGGGCGGTTGCTCCTGCGCAGGCGCCGCAGATGAAGCATGTTGCGACGGCGCCGCCCACGGTGCAGGCCTCGTCAGTTGCGATTCAGCGCGCGGAGAGCACCAAAGCTGCGCCGCCGCAGTCGGCCAAGGTGATCTCGATCCAGGCCGCTAGCGAATCGGCACCGGCCCAAGTTGGAAAGCGGCCGCATGCTAGTCCGGCGGTGCGCAAATTCGCGCGCGAGCTTGGCGTCGATCTGACGCAGGTCGCCGGCACCGGGATGAACGGGCGCATCTTCCGCACCGACGTCGAGAAGTTCGTCAAAGCCGCGATGTCTTCGGGTGGCGCAGCTCGCACCTCGGTCGCACCGGGCTTCGATCTCGCGCCGTGGCCGAAACTTGATTTCACCAAGTTCGGCGAAATCGAAATGCGCCAGCTCTCGCGCATCCGGCGCATCTCGAAGACCAACCTCGCGCGCAACTGGGTGATGATCCCGCACGTCACGCAGTTCGACGAGGCCGATGTCACCGACCTCGAGGTGTTCCGCGCCGAGATCAATGCCGCGCGCAAGAACGACGGCGTCCGCATCACGTTGCTCGCATTCGTGCTGAAGGCGCTGGTGCAGGCGCTCATCGAATATCCGGAGTTCAACTCGTCGCTCGACGGCGATAATTTAATCTTAAAGAAGTACTTTCATTTTGGATTTGCTGCCGATACGCCCGAAGGCCTTGTGGTGCCGGTGATTCGCGACGTCGATAAGAAGGGCGTCATGCAGATCGCGCGCGAGACTGCGGCGCTGGCGGCGACGGCACGCGAAGGCAAACTCAGGCCGGCAGACATCCAGGGCGGATGCTTCACGGTGTCGAGCCTCGGCGGAATCGGCGGGTCGCATTTCTCGCCGATCATCAACGCGCCCGAAGTCGCCGTGCTCGGCGTCTCGCGCGTGACGCGCAAGCCGGTCTGGCGCGGGGATGCGTTCGTGCCGCGCCTCGTCGTGCCGCTGTCGCTTTCATATGACCATCGCGTGATCGACGGTGCGATGGCGGCGCGGTTCATCACTTACTTCGGCGGCCTGATGGCGGATCTGCGGCGCGCGCTGCTTTGA
- a CDS encoding NAD(P)/FAD-dependent oxidoreductase, whose protein sequence is MTDFDAVIIGAGAAGLMCAMTAGQRGRRVLLLEHNREPGAKILISGGGRCNFTNLEVSAANFISSNPHFCKSALSRYSERDFVALVERHRIGYHEKTLGQLFCDGSAREILAMLLNECAAGHVDLRCGYRVRDIMKSDRFRIETDKEIFTAKAVVLASGGLSIPKMGASGFSYDIARRFGLKIVGPRAGLVPLTFESDTLELCRSLSGVSSDAIVSCGRASFHESILFTHRGLSGPAILQISSYWRAGDSISIDLTPAIDAEALLKDRKRTRPKAELKTILGELLPGRLANAIADSFPSGAIANLPDRVIIQASEGLKRWHLTPLGSEGFAKAEVTVGGIDTDELSSKTMESRKVPRLYIIGEAVDVTGWLGGYNFQWAWSSGWSAGQAV, encoded by the coding sequence GTGACTGACTTCGATGCGGTGATAATCGGCGCTGGTGCGGCCGGGCTGATGTGCGCGATGACGGCGGGGCAGCGCGGGCGGCGTGTGCTGCTGCTCGAGCATAATCGCGAGCCGGGCGCGAAGATCCTCATCTCGGGCGGTGGGCGATGCAATTTCACCAATCTCGAGGTCAGCGCGGCGAATTTCATCTCGAGCAATCCGCACTTCTGCAAGTCGGCGCTGAGCCGCTACTCGGAGCGTGATTTTGTCGCGCTCGTTGAGCGCCATCGGATTGGCTATCACGAAAAGACTCTCGGCCAGCTTTTCTGTGATGGTTCTGCGCGCGAAATCCTTGCGATGCTCCTAAACGAGTGCGCCGCGGGGCATGTCGATTTGCGCTGCGGCTATCGGGTCCGCGATATTATGAAAAGCGACCGCTTCCGAATCGAAACCGACAAGGAGATATTCACCGCCAAGGCAGTAGTGCTCGCGAGCGGCGGCCTTTCGATTCCGAAGATGGGTGCGAGCGGCTTCAGCTACGATATCGCGCGCCGCTTCGGACTGAAGATAGTCGGGCCGCGCGCGGGACTCGTCCCGCTCACGTTCGAGTCGGACACGTTGGAGCTTTGCCGATCGCTCAGCGGCGTCTCGAGCGATGCGATCGTCTCATGCGGCCGCGCGAGCTTCCATGAAAGTATCCTGTTCACGCATCGCGGCTTGTCGGGGCCGGCGATACTTCAGATCTCATCGTATTGGCGCGCGGGCGATTCAATTTCGATCGATCTGACTCCGGCGATCGACGCCGAAGCTCTCCTGAAGGATCGCAAGCGGACTCGTCCGAAAGCTGAGCTTAAGACCATTTTGGGCGAACTTCTTCCAGGCCGCCTTGCCAATGCGATCGCCGATTCATTTCCATCGGGTGCAATAGCAAATCTCCCCGATCGCGTGATTATCCAGGCAAGCGAAGGCCTCAAGCGGTGGCATCTGACACCATTGGGCTCGGAAGGATTTGCGAAAGCGGAAGTGACGGTCGGTGGAATAGACACCGACGAGCTTTCGTCGAAAACGATGGAATCGCGGAAAGTGCCGCGCCTCTACATAATCGGCGAAGCCGTCGACGTGACAGGATGGCTAGGCGGCTACAACTTCCAGTGGGCATGGTCCAGCGGCTGGTCGGCTGGACAGGCCGTTTAA
- a CDS encoding DUF1329 domain-containing protein, whose amino-acid sequence MKGFRSQLMLAFASASILVIAATASAQVRPGDVITRANATKVANLVSPGNYMLVQQGMVMKIVPTTHLDWPPPYRAATEQYSPQVQLTVGGNIQNYKAGLPFPLVDVNDPYAAQKIMWNFEFRPLYTDDVDARNVQVISHRPGQSGSVEAMTFGNFGFYKSIGRTEVAPMPIDNDIYQTGIAYRSGVFPVLEPEEMHGAGIVREGFVQPNVEDQVWEYSPETRRLRRLPATELSDAFGVASRGGAGSSAGGVAGATTYASTLDPDSSFGFDAKLTDYSYRLLGERPMLAVTDAANSPEQPCPYDGGRSVCPENWQMRNVYIIEADAKPRSPLSDQVIVPRRILYIDSEGWFITASDLFHPNGELWKTIATFHAYRDRSTPYARVAVWPYKRMFQTAMVDEDVTTGFSTTVYSPSTSGNSECWYINSGVVDKDFFTPARLEESH is encoded by the coding sequence ATGAAGGGATTCCGTTCTCAATTGATGCTTGCGTTCGCATCCGCGTCGATTCTCGTCATCGCGGCGACAGCGAGCGCGCAGGTCAGACCCGGCGACGTCATCACCCGTGCCAACGCGACGAAGGTCGCAAATCTCGTGAGTCCCGGAAATTACATGCTCGTGCAGCAGGGCATGGTCATGAAGATTGTTCCGACTACTCATCTTGACTGGCCGCCGCCCTACAGAGCCGCGACTGAGCAATACTCGCCGCAAGTTCAGCTCACCGTCGGCGGCAATATCCAGAACTACAAGGCCGGCCTGCCGTTCCCGCTGGTCGATGTTAACGATCCATACGCGGCGCAGAAGATCATGTGGAACTTCGAGTTCCGCCCGCTCTATACCGACGATGTCGATGCGCGCAATGTCCAGGTGATCAGTCATCGCCCGGGGCAAAGCGGATCCGTCGAAGCGATGACCTTTGGTAACTTTGGGTTTTACAAGAGTATCGGCCGTACTGAAGTCGCGCCTATGCCGATCGATAACGATATCTACCAGACCGGCATTGCGTATCGCTCGGGCGTTTTCCCGGTGCTCGAGCCCGAGGAGATGCACGGCGCGGGAATCGTGCGCGAAGGTTTCGTGCAGCCCAACGTCGAAGATCAGGTATGGGAGTACAGCCCGGAAACTCGGCGGCTGCGCCGTCTGCCTGCGACTGAACTCTCCGACGCTTTTGGCGTTGCGTCGCGGGGCGGTGCAGGCTCGTCCGCGGGCGGAGTAGCGGGGGCAACGACTTATGCCTCAACGCTCGATCCGGATTCCTCGTTCGGCTTCGACGCGAAGTTAACCGACTATAGCTATCGGTTGCTGGGCGAGCGTCCGATGCTCGCGGTGACCGACGCGGCGAACTCGCCCGAGCAGCCGTGCCCTTACGACGGCGGCCGCAGCGTCTGTCCGGAGAACTGGCAGATGCGCAACGTGTATATTATCGAGGCCGACGCCAAGCCGCGCTCGCCGCTCTCCGACCAGGTAATCGTCCCGCGCCGGATTCTGTATATCGATTCCGAAGGCTGGTTCATCACGGCCTCGGATCTGTTTCACCCCAACGGCGAGTTGTGGAAAACGATTGCGACCTTCCATGCCTACCGCGATCGTTCGACGCCATACGCCCGCGTGGCGGTCTGGCCCTACAAGCGGATGTTCCAGACCGCGATGGTCGATGAGGATGTGACTACAGGCTTCTCGACGACGGTGTACTCGCCGAGCACCAGCGGCAACAGCGAATGCTGGTACATCAATTCCGGGGTAGTGGACAAGGATTTCTTCACCCCAGCGCGCCTGGAGGAGAGCCACTAA